GATGCAGGCTTGCCTTTCACCAAGGAATCATCGCACGCTAAGCCCTTCGCCGGCGACTTGTGCGCGAGGAACGTTTGGAACGCCCGCAAACATTCGGAGCTACTCCAAGGAATACCCATCGAGCGCTTCTACCGCGACGCCAAAATCCACGAGAAGTGGGACGGGACCAGCTAGACTCTACACATGATCATCGCCAGACAGACCAAAAAGGAAATGGAAGCCGGAACCCTCTTCTGAGGGTGTGGCGTATGCGCGAAAACTGGGGGAGAACAACTTGTCACACTCAAAACGCATCATAATTGTTCCAGCGCGTTTCGCCTCGACAAGATTTCCTGGCAAACCGCTTGTTGAGCTGAACGGCAAAACCGCCATTCGACACACCATTGACGTCGCGAGAAAGGTCCGCGGCATCGACGCGATTTACGTCGCAACTGATGACGTTCGGATCGCGAACGACGTAGAAAGCTACGGTTGCGCGGCAATTTTCACCAGTGCTTCGTGCCGCAATGGCACCGAGCGAGTGGCAGAGGCAGCTGGTACTCTCGGGCTTGACGGGGGAGATCTTGTGGTAAACCTTCAGGGCGATGCCCCGCTAACGCCGCCGTCATTCATTGAACACGTCTTGGAGTTCCTCAACGGCCGTCCAGAGGCCGATGCAGTTACGCCAGTGCTAAGATGTGACCGCTCAAACTATCTGCGTATCGCCGCGGATATTCGCAACAACCGCGTCGGTGCGACAACGAGTGTCTTCGACGCACGAGGGAGGGCGCTTTACTTTTCGAAAGCGCTCGTCCCTAGTGGCACTTCTGCAGAGACGCTTGCAGAACTGCCCGTATACCACCACGTCGGACTCTACGGATATCGGGTAAGCTGCCTAAAAGGCTTCGGCGAGTTGCCCATTGGACCGCTCGAGCAAGCCGAGAAACTTGAACAGTTGCGCTTTTTGGAGAACGGGCTCTGCATGTACGTGCTTCAAGAGCACGATGACGGGACCGAGTTTTGGGAACTCAATAACCCAGAAGACGTTTCCCACCTCGAAAGAACTCTCCCAAAGCCCACCGCGTAGCCAAGCTTCGGCTTTGTAAAGTCGACCTATCTTCCGAGCTGATCGCGTTTTTTGTTGGTGCGTGGCCTCCCCACCCGTTGACCATGCGTTTAGATGGAATAACGGTCGAGCCGTATCGGGCCGGAATGATGATAGTGACTGTGTGCTAGGCATGTTTCCCCTTCTCTCATATAGCAAATATCAATAGACGAGTTTGCGGAACTCCTTGACGCGATGGAGCGTGATCAGGTTTGTATATTGAGGATCTCTGCCCTCCTCGTCCCCTGACCGGCACAACACGAGAAGATCATCGCCATCGACGGCCATGCTCGCGTAGTTCCGTGCGTGACGCTCTGTCTGACCCGCTGCGACAAGTCCGGCAAAGCACCAATCGATGCAGTTTCTGGAGAAGTGCAGCTGTAGCCTATGGCGTTCATTGTTAGGCAAGTTGTAGCGCGCCCGCGGCATGTGCGTAAGCCGCACCATTGAGTCGGTTGCTTGTGAGCTCAACAGCCAGTAGAGCTGCGTTCCGTCATCATAATGCAAGAAGAATTTCAGATGACCTCCGGGAAATGGAATAAAGAGAGCCTTTTTCCCAGATGGCGTGGATTGCAATGAGGTGAACAGACGGCCGTCATCCTGCTCAACAACCTTGACCAATGCAGCATAGCCCGTTCCGCCTGTGTTAGTGCGCAAAAAGAGGTGTAATGTGCGTCCAGCCGGATCGTGCCACAGATGCGCGGGATCGTGGAATTGAACAATATTCGGTTCGAGCCAGCCCATCGGTGCACATAGGCGTCCCGATCCGAGTTCGGCCGGAGCTCGTACTAGCGTGCTATAGAACGGGACGCCAAATAGATCGAGATCGCTTGGCGAGACTATCTCGTTGAATGAAAACGACTCCGAAATAGTCCAGCTATTGGGGTCCAGGAGATCCTGGTCAATTCTTGCGCGCAACAGCCTCGGTGCCAGACCGGCTACGTTCCATCCCTTGACGGCAAGATCTCGCCGTTCGTCCAGGGCGAGATAGACGTAAGGATCGGCGTGAAGCACATTACAGGAAGACCCGTGCCATTTCATATTCGCGGTTAGCGCGACCGGCACGCTCCATGTCTCCCCTCTATCGTCAGAAGCGATGATCATGAGGTCGCCAGCATGACCAAGAATATAGAGTCGTCCGGCAGCTATAAACGGCCGAGCGTGCCAGAATGGAAAAGTACAGCGCTCAGCCCAGGAAGAGCCACCATCGTCCGAGACATAGACCTTGCCCATTCCGAAGCGCATACCGCGTGCGCGAGATCCCTTCGGCCCGGGGAGATCTCTGACCCCATCACCGCCGAGATCGAAGGTAGCTATCAGCCTGCGGCTAGCGGTCACGACAATGCCCGGTGTGTAGCAATGGACATTTTGTGGCCGCTCCGAGCGATAAACGAGCTCGAAATCGTCCGCTAAGGCACGCATCAACGAAATCCTCCTGTGATCGACAGTCCGGCCGAGCAAGCTTGCAAATCGTTCCTTGAACGATGATCACCACGAGCTGTCATCACTCACGACATTCTTGCGGGATACGAGGCCCACAAGCCTTTCCTGATCCTGTCGTACTGGCGGAAGAACCGTAAGCCCCATCAAGAGAGAGGCGTGCCTAGAAATTGTGGTGAGCCCGTTTCTGCACATTCAACGGCCGCATGTTGCAACGCAAGTAGCCTCCACTGAGCCTTCATAATATGTCGCGACGCTGGCCGCCATTCGACTTGAAAAACAGAAATCGCTTCCGAAGCGGTCTTCTGAGATAGAGAACGCTCGGGAATCTAGTTCCGGGCTCCAATCATCTGAATGCAGCCATCTCCGAACCAAAATCGCGCGAGCGGATGGTCGTAGTGTAGGTACAGGGGTGCAAGGAAACGTCGAAGGTTCTCGAATCCTTTCGTGTATCGTGACACTCGCCGAATATCGATAAATCCGTTTTCGGCGTACCAATTGCGAATTTGTTGCTCGGTGAAAGCGAATTCGTGATAGGTGGGGGCCTGGAAGCGGTCACGAAGCGTGACGAACAGGTCATCATCAAACAGGCTTCGAAAGAAACCATCCTCTCCTTTAAGGAATGGAGGTTCGTTCTGACTCTTAACAGCCAACAACCAGTCAAGCGCTTCTTTTGCCGTTCGGCCATCCAGATTGTCGATCGCCTGCCGGAACTGAGCGTCGGAAGCATACAGTTCACGAAGATGGTTGATGCAGCGATAGAAGATCCCGTTTCCGGTTCCGATGATGGTGATAAACAAATGCCCACCCGGCCGTGTCACCCTCGCCAGTTCGTCGAACCCTTTGCGCGGATTCGCAGTGTGGGGCAGGACACCCGCGCAGTGCACGAAGTCGAAACTTCCATCTCCGAATGGCAAGTTCAGAACGCTCCCACCGATCAATTCCGATTTCCTGCCGAATTTCGAAAGGCGTCGAGCGGCACAATCCATCCACTCCTCCCCGAGCTCAAGCGAGGTGACCTTGGCGGCACCTTTTTCGAGAAAAGCATAGGATGCATTCGCGTTCGAACCACAGCCGGCGTCCAGGACATTGAGTCCCGCGAAGCCTCCCGGATTGAACCCGAAGTATTCTTCATCGATTAGCGAGACCAATCGGGTGAAGATATGTTCGTTATTCTCCTGCTCTCGTTGATAGCGATCGAAGACTGCACGTGTTTCACTTTCGAAAGCCGTGTCCATAGGTTCTTCTCCCTCGATCCGTCAGGACCCGAATTCGTCCGTCAACAAAGCGATCAAACCGACCGCCGCGAGTGCGAGGTGGGTCAGGCGTAGCGCATTGCCGGTGCCCGGAAATTTGAAGGTTGAAAGATGCAGCACCGTCAGAAGAAACGCCGCCCCAATCAACAACGTGCCAAGGGTCTGGGCCGGCAAGTACCGTTTGGTGGCAAAAAGAAGCGCCAATACGAAGGGGTCGGTGTTCAACGGGAGACCTCTGGTGAATCCGTCAGCGTCGAGGCCGATCGTTTTTAAGTAGCTGAGACGGAAAGCCCCAGACACGACAAGGCAGATCGCGGCTGACAACGCGGCAACCGAGAACGCGTTGAAAGATAAAATCAGAACCGCTGGAAAGACGGCCAAGTTCACCAGATCTGCTAGCCCGTCGAATAAACTCCCAACCTGCGCCGTGAATGCTGATCGATTGGCGGAACTGTTGGCGACCATACCATCAGCGTGATCGGCCAAAAGAGCGCATAACGCGAAACAAATGCCAACTTCGAAGCGTCCGACCAAAGCAAAATAGATGGCTGTCACGGCGAAGGTCAGCCCGAGAGCGGTAATGGCATTCGCAGCATCAAAGAGATAACGGATCATCATCCTACTCCCCAGTAGCGGCCGCGAGAGGCCTGCCGCCATTATTCAGTGGCCGGTCAAGGCGCTAAAGCACTCTCAGCCGCGCGCGGTCTCTTTTACCGTCGATTTCGAATGGTCAGAGATCGTCGCAGCGTGCGGCCGCTACTGGAGGTCGCGTTTGCCGATCAGTGTGCAAGGAACTCCTCGGTGGACGTCACAGTTCACAACGCAAGAGCTATGCCACCTTAAAAGCGGTTTTAGTTCCGTAGGTTAGCTTTTCGCCTCCGATTCTGTCGGTTTGCGACGACGCAATTCTGTCAGGTTTCCGACAATCTCCATTGGGGCTGAGGACCGTCGAGTTCGGGGGTCCGGGTTTCGGGAGACATTGTCGCGATATCGGATGCAGAATTAGGCCCGACCAACTCGCACGAGCGGGTCGGGACTGAAGAGCCGTGCCGCCGGTTACTCCCTGAAATCGTCAAGCAGAGGTCGGAGCCCCCGAGCCGGGTGATGTTAATCCAGACAGACGCTCAGACTTTGGATTTGCCGTCCGAGCGTGCGGATGCCGATTCTCTCGATTCGGTGCGATGACCTTCAACCCTTCAACGATCCGATCGCGGCTTTCGCCAATTGCCGGACGTTTGTCAGGCCCGATGCTCGGGCAGGCACTTTACATGTCCGCCTTCATCGCCATCCGCTTCAACCCACCACTCCAGGATAAATACGATAGCCTGCGCCGCGCCGGCAAACATGCCAAAGTCGCCATCGCTGTCAGTCTGCCGAAGCTCCTGGTCCTGGCCAATGCCTTCATCAGAGATCAGCGCAAAATGGACCCTAAACCGCGCGGGTACCATGTGGCTCGCAAATGAACGCATTCCCGCGAATAGAATTTCTTTGGCGGAACGCACCTACGCGAAGTGCTCCCTAAGGAATATTTCCAGGTTGCACAGCATCCAAACCTGCTTCCCAAAATCATCCGAGATCGGCCGGTTGGCGCCCAGCCATGATCTCAACCGGGACCCGTCAAGATACGAGACAATGGCGGAATTGCTGTCTAGCAGCAAGCGCCGAAAGGGAGCCGAGGCCGTACCGGCTGCCCATTGACCCAACGGTACTGGAAACCCTAGCTTCCTGCGTTTCAAAATAGCTGCCGGAAGAACATGTCCGTACGCTTCACGAAGCGCGACTTTCGACGTATCGGCTCGTTCAGAGAACAGAGAGATAGGCTGGACTGCCGCGGAAAGAAAAGCTGCCGTGCTATTCCACTTCAATCTCGCTCTTGCCGGCATGTTCAGAGCAACGGACGTTAGCGCGTGGTCCACAAACGGTACTCGAGCCTCAAGCCCGACCGCCATTGTCGTGTTGTCTACCATTTCGAGCAGCGCCGGCAGGTGCGATCGGACAAAAAAATGCGAAACTCGGTCGAAAACGGTCCCGCCGCACTCGTTCCACAGTAAACCGAAATGCTCCCTAAGTGCTGCATCACCATCCAAGTCGCCCAACCATTGGGCCGTCGCCAGCTGTTCTTTGAGCGGAAGCGGAAAATAGGAGTATCGCTCGAGGAACAGGTCAAGCGCCGAGACCCCACGTTGCGGCAGCCCCAGCGAACCGCGTATGAAACGCTGGAGACGAGGCGGTAGATGGCGAATGATCTGGCTTCTCTGGTGATCAAATGGGAGCCTGAAAATCTTTCCGTAACCAGCGAAGAGTTCATCGGCTCCCTCGCCAGTCAGAACGACCTTGTGATCCTCGGCGACCGATCGCGCCAGGTGATACATGGCGACTTCGTTGTGCATTCCCATCGGATGCGAACGCAGCATCACAATTTTTTTGACGAGATCGACCGAGGGATCGGGAGGAATAGCGACAATTCGATGCGGCAAACGGAATGTCTCGGCAACCAGCGAGGCGTATGGAGCCTCATCGTAGTCCCTGCCGCGCACCGATCCCGTGAAGCAGACCACGCCAGGGGAAGCCTGCTTCGCGACCTCATAGGCTAGAATGCTCGAATCCAGCCCGCCCGATAGAAGCATCGCAACTGGGGCGTCGGCCACTAGCTGCCGCTCAACTGCCGAGCTAATAAGTGACGTCAGCTCACGTGAGTCAACTGGCGCAGGGTTGCGGTCCCATGTCCACCATCGTCGCACGGTCACGCGGCCACCACTGATGACGGCTAGGCATCCAGGTTCGAGCTTCTTTATGCCGCTGAATAGCGTCTTCTGTCCGAGGGCTGCTCGGCACGAAAGAAAGCTCGACACGCCAATAGGATCCGGGCGCCTCGGACAACTCGGCCATTGCAACAGCGCGGATGGCTGAGAGGCAAAGGCGACGCCGTCTGAAAGATCCGCAAAATAAAGTGGCTTAATGCCGACGCGATCACGAACGAGAATCGTCATCCGGTTCCTCGGGTCATACAAACCAAAGGCGAACATCCCGTCTAAACGATTCAGACCATTGAGCTCCCACTCGATGTAGGCCCTAACCAAAACCTCCGTGTCGGATTTGGTCCGAAACCGATGACCCAGCTGACATAGTTGCTTGCGCAGTTCCCGATAATTAAAGATCTCGCCGTTGTAGGTAACCGTCACACCAGTTGCCTCGTCGCTGAACGGTTGATCGGATTGAGGTCCGAGATCGATGATCGAAAGACGAGCGTGCGCAAATGCGAAGCCACGACCTATTTGCACGTTGAGCGCATCCGGACCGCGATGTGAGAGCCTGCGAATACACCCCAAGACCGAGCGCTGATCGTAGTTCTCTTGTCCGGTTGCGCCGACGATT
The sequence above is drawn from the Sinorhizobium chiapasense genome and encodes:
- the asnB gene encoding asparagine synthase (glutamine-hydrolyzing), producing MLQRTKPRETTICGIFGIVGATGQENYDQRSVLGCIRRLSHRGPDALNVQIGRGFAFAHARLSIIDLGPQSDQPFSDEATGVTVTYNGEIFNYRELRKQLCQLGHRFRTKSDTEVLVRAYIEWELNGLNRLDGMFAFGLYDPRNRMTILVRDRVGIKPLYFADLSDGVAFASQPSALLQWPSCPRRPDPIGVSSFLSCRAALGQKTLFSGIKKLEPGCLAVISGGRVTVRRWWTWDRNPAPVDSRELTSLISSAVERQLVADAPVAMLLSGGLDSSILAYEVAKQASPGVVCFTGSVRGRDYDEAPYASLVAETFRLPHRIVAIPPDPSVDLVKKIVMLRSHPMGMHNEVAMYHLARSVAEDHKVVLTGEGADELFAGYGKIFRLPFDHQRSQIIRHLPPRLQRFIRGSLGLPQRGVSALDLFLERYSYFPLPLKEQLATAQWLGDLDGDAALREHFGLLWNECGGTVFDRVSHFFVRSHLPALLEMVDNTTMAVGLEARVPFVDHALTSVALNMPARARLKWNSTAAFLSAAVQPISLFSERADTSKVALREAYGHVLPAAILKRRKLGFPVPLGQWAAGTASAPFRRLLLDSNSAIVSYLDGSRLRSWLGANRPISDDFGKQVWMLCNLEIFLREHFA
- a CDS encoding 3-deoxy-manno-octulosonate cytidylyltransferase, which gives rise to MSHSKRIIIVPARFASTRFPGKPLVELNGKTAIRHTIDVARKVRGIDAIYVATDDVRIANDVESYGCAAIFTSASCRNGTERVAEAAGTLGLDGGDLVVNLQGDAPLTPPSFIEHVLEFLNGRPEADAVTPVLRCDRSNYLRIAADIRNNRVGATTSVFDARGRALYFSKALVPSGTSAETLAELPVYHHVGLYGYRVSCLKGFGELPIGPLEQAEKLEQLRFLENGLCMYVLQEHDDGTEFWELNNPEDVSHLERTLPKPTA
- a CDS encoding CDP-alcohol phosphatidyltransferase family protein, encoding MIRYLFDAANAITALGLTFAVTAIYFALVGRFEVGICFALCALLADHADGMVANSSANRSAFTAQVGSLFDGLADLVNLAVFPAVLILSFNAFSVAALSAAICLVVSGAFRLSYLKTIGLDADGFTRGLPLNTDPFVLALLFATKRYLPAQTLGTLLIGAAFLLTVLHLSTFKFPGTGNALRLTHLALAAVGLIALLTDEFGS
- a CDS encoding acyl-CoA dehydrogenase family protein; amino-acid sequence: MILDQAMQFMLADMSAARLLIWNAAWRCDAGLPFTKESSHAKPFAGDLCARNVWNARKHSELLQGIPIERFYRDAKIHEKWDGTS
- a CDS encoding sialidase family protein, yielding MRALADDFELVYRSERPQNVHCYTPGIVVTASRRLIATFDLGGDGVRDLPGPKGSRARGMRFGMGKVYVSDDGGSSWAERCTFPFWHARPFIAAGRLYILGHAGDLMIIASDDRGETWSVPVALTANMKWHGSSCNVLHADPYVYLALDERRDLAVKGWNVAGLAPRLLRARIDQDLLDPNSWTISESFSFNEIVSPSDLDLFGVPFYSTLVRAPAELGSGRLCAPMGWLEPNIVQFHDPAHLWHDPAGRTLHLFLRTNTGGTGYAALVKVVEQDDGRLFTSLQSTPSGKKALFIPFPGGHLKFFLHYDDGTQLYWLLSSQATDSMVRLTHMPRARYNLPNNERHRLQLHFSRNCIDWCFAGLVAAGQTERHARNYASMAVDGDDLLVLCRSGDEEGRDPQYTNLITLHRVKEFRKLVY
- a CDS encoding class I SAM-dependent methyltransferase, which encodes MDTAFESETRAVFDRYQREQENNEHIFTRLVSLIDEEYFGFNPGGFAGLNVLDAGCGSNANASYAFLEKGAAKVTSLELGEEWMDCAARRLSKFGRKSELIGGSVLNLPFGDGSFDFVHCAGVLPHTANPRKGFDELARVTRPGGHLFITIIGTGNGIFYRCINHLRELYASDAQFRQAIDNLDGRTAKEALDWLLAVKSQNEPPFLKGEDGFFRSLFDDDLFVTLRDRFQAPTYHEFAFTEQQIRNWYAENGFIDIRRVSRYTKGFENLRRFLAPLYLHYDHPLARFWFGDGCIQMIGARN